One stretch of Actinacidiphila sp. DG2A-62 DNA includes these proteins:
- a CDS encoding cupin domain-containing protein, producing MTRVIIAERLGQDTFLAQTYNRDYLHVPGAVKDPGALVSFDTLNDVIGTARLESPRLRLHQNGDPIPPYRYAAPVTTRRHTVWQRVHPEDLHQRLAEGASLVVDAIDELHEPIGDLAAELEGWLRTSVQVNAYASWTATEGFGTHWDDHDVIVVQIEGSKRWKIFGPTRHKPMFRDVATPEDPPDTPVAELVLDPGDILYLPRGWWHAVTADQGTHSLHLTCGITPHTGAALLGFMSEMLRVSDVVRSDLPIHAGPDEKRAYLASLAGEVAGVLEDPATLDWYTATRDAEDIGRLRPSLPYVNGVPADPDLKVRLTSGRARLRTVTDEGHDLVRLAAAGSEVDLAPAAAPMLECLVSGGWWSLGDLAHASQVSVGQAAAVVTELLAAKAASVRTEAA from the coding sequence ATGACCCGAGTGATCATCGCGGAGCGTCTGGGCCAGGACACGTTCCTGGCCCAGACGTACAACCGCGATTACCTGCACGTCCCCGGCGCCGTGAAGGACCCGGGGGCCTTGGTGTCCTTCGACACCCTCAACGACGTGATCGGCACCGCCCGCCTGGAGTCGCCTCGGCTGCGGCTGCACCAGAACGGCGACCCGATCCCGCCCTACCGATACGCCGCGCCGGTCACGACCCGGCGCCACACCGTGTGGCAGCGCGTCCACCCCGAGGACCTGCACCAGCGCCTCGCCGAAGGTGCGTCCCTCGTGGTCGACGCGATCGACGAGCTGCACGAGCCGATCGGCGACCTGGCCGCCGAGCTGGAAGGCTGGCTCCGCACCAGCGTCCAGGTCAACGCCTACGCCTCCTGGACCGCAACCGAGGGATTCGGCACGCACTGGGACGACCACGACGTGATCGTGGTCCAGATCGAGGGCTCGAAGCGCTGGAAGATCTTCGGCCCGACCCGGCACAAGCCGATGTTCCGGGACGTCGCAACCCCGGAAGACCCGCCGGACACCCCGGTCGCCGAACTCGTCCTCGACCCAGGCGACATCCTTTACCTGCCGCGCGGCTGGTGGCACGCCGTCACCGCGGACCAGGGCACGCACTCCCTGCACCTGACGTGCGGCATCACCCCGCACACCGGAGCGGCCCTGCTCGGGTTCATGTCCGAGATGCTGCGCGTCAGCGACGTCGTCCGCTCCGACCTCCCGATCCACGCCGGACCGGACGAGAAGCGCGCGTACCTCGCCAGCCTGGCCGGCGAGGTGGCCGGGGTCCTCGAAGACCCCGCCACGCTGGACTGGTACACCGCGACCCGCGACGCGGAGGACATCGGCCGGCTGCGTCCGTCCCTGCCGTACGTCAACGGCGTGCCTGCCGACCCGGACCTGAAGGTCCGGCTGACCAGCGGGCGTGCCAGGCTGCGGACGGTCACCGACGAAGGACACGATCTGGTGCGCCTGGCCGCCGCCGGCAGTGAGGTGGATCTCGCCCCCGCCGCCGCGCCGATGCTGGAATGCCTGGTGAGCGGAGGCTGGTGGAGTCTCGGCGACCTCGCGCACGCCTCGCAGGTGAGCGTCGGCCAGGCCGCCGCCGTCGTCACGGAGCTTCTGGCGGCGAAAGCCGCCTCCGTGCGGACGGAGGCCGCGTGA
- a CDS encoding transcriptional regulator → MHNTHPLTVLLAQRGWTSESYLRRVRAEYIRRGYGQNFATRKEKVSRWTADARPQVPTRPTQLAMAAVLGISPREVQAQGWPNWLLAGLQQNDGLWELPWTAAGTIQALDHDGGPVDRRHMLIASTGTVAAVIAQWATAHPSDAQSAGQRIDASSAARIDDRLTALRHLDDDLGADVVYDAAVAEIRLARRLLRDFTYSEDVGRRLFASAAEAARLAGWCAYDSGRLQQAERHYHQSLRAAGSAGDRTAGAVAAAFWSIVRYSGTSQDSSSALDMLDNALSYRGSITSPRVVTLLYIRQARAHSVAGNSAAAYRAVDAALSAYDRGGPPSEDLERMYWVNAGEIFQAAGSAALTVGDPRRALDYFDAALTHADPYDAGLERRGTAIYEARRAAAYLALGDVDGAVETAERAVELMGGVSSARASGTLAGLRRDLASHRRTPVVAEFLASTG, encoded by the coding sequence ATGCACAACACCCACCCGCTCACGGTGCTGCTGGCGCAACGCGGTTGGACGTCGGAGTCCTATCTGCGGAGAGTGCGGGCGGAGTACATCCGGAGGGGGTACGGGCAGAACTTCGCCACCCGCAAGGAGAAGGTCAGCCGGTGGACCGCAGATGCGCGCCCGCAAGTGCCCACCCGGCCGACCCAGCTCGCGATGGCCGCCGTCCTTGGGATCTCGCCACGCGAGGTCCAGGCGCAGGGGTGGCCGAACTGGCTGCTGGCCGGACTTCAACAGAACGACGGTTTATGGGAGTTGCCGTGGACAGCTGCGGGAACCATTCAGGCACTGGACCATGACGGAGGACCCGTGGACCGACGCCACATGCTGATCGCCTCGACCGGAACGGTCGCTGCGGTCATCGCCCAGTGGGCCACGGCTCACCCCTCGGATGCGCAGTCGGCCGGGCAGCGCATCGACGCGTCGTCGGCCGCCCGGATTGACGACAGGCTCACCGCGCTCCGGCATCTTGATGACGACCTGGGTGCCGACGTTGTCTACGACGCGGCCGTGGCCGAGATTCGTCTCGCCCGCCGTCTGCTCCGCGATTTCACGTACAGCGAGGACGTCGGCCGACGCCTGTTCGCCAGCGCAGCGGAGGCAGCGCGCCTCGCCGGGTGGTGCGCCTACGACAGCGGGAGGCTGCAGCAGGCCGAGCGCCACTACCACCAGTCGCTCCGGGCCGCTGGCAGCGCCGGAGACCGGACGGCGGGTGCGGTGGCCGCCGCGTTCTGGTCGATCGTCCGATACTCCGGGACCAGCCAGGACTCCAGCAGCGCCTTGGACATGCTCGACAACGCCCTGTCGTACCGGGGCTCGATCACCTCGCCGCGGGTCGTGACGCTGCTCTACATCAGGCAGGCCCGCGCGCATTCGGTCGCGGGGAATTCGGCGGCTGCGTACCGGGCGGTCGACGCCGCGCTGTCCGCGTACGACCGCGGCGGTCCTCCTTCCGAGGACCTGGAGCGGATGTACTGGGTCAACGCCGGGGAGATCTTCCAGGCCGCTGGGTCTGCCGCACTGACGGTGGGTGATCCGCGGCGAGCGCTGGACTACTTCGATGCGGCGCTGACCCACGCCGACCCGTACGACGCCGGGTTGGAGAGGCGGGGCACCGCAATCTACGAAGCACGCCGAGCGGCTGCCTACCTTGCGCTGGGCGACGTCGATGGCGCGGTGGAGACTGCCGAGCGGGCTGTAGAGCTGATGGGCGGGGTCTCTTCGGCTCGGGCCAGCGGCACGCTGGCCGGTCTGCGGAGGGACTTGGCCAGCCATCGGCGAACGCCGGTCGTCGCGGAATTTCTCGCTTCCACCGGCTGA